In Topomyia yanbarensis strain Yona2022 unplaced genomic scaffold, ASM3024719v1 HiC_scaffold_73, whole genome shotgun sequence, one DNA window encodes the following:
- the LOC131696098 gene encoding mitochondrial import inner membrane translocase subunit Tim29-like codes for MAYRKIRFASSFARNNLESLKEKRAALQNRLDALEFPEKYKGTIWEKWAKYWKNLFIDYKEVVIDTGRTMHQRPVRSGIYLTLLGSGYYCCANNPDESDFLQRFRNCENELSLVHTICQNPETVAHILFLQRAFNEGIIRRISLGVVSFIWLDNFDRGVAIYKAICPYLQPRYLTFWERIIDVGFNNEWWMLKKKMVDYDVNEENI; via the coding sequence ATGGCATATCGTAAAATACGATTTGCGTCATCATTCGCTCGGAACAATTTGGAGTCTCTGAAGGAAAAGCGAGCTGCCCTTCAAAATCGGCTTGACGCCCTCGAGTTCCCTGAAAAGTACAAAGGAACCATCTGGGAAAAATGGGCCAAATACTGGAAGAATCTGTTCATCGATTACAAAGAGGTTGTAATTGACACCGGAAGAACCATGCACCAGCGTCCTGTTCGCAGTGGAATCTATCTTACCCTACTAGGTTCCGGTTATTATTGCTGTGCCAATAATCCGGACGAAAGTGATTTTCTGCAACGTTTTCGTAATTGCGAAAACGAGTTATCACTGGTTCATACCATCTGCCAGAATCCGGAAACTGTCGCCCACATTTTGTTCCTGCAACGAGCGTTCAACGAAGGAATCATTCGGCGGATATCACTCGGAGTTGTGTCCTTCATCTGGTTGGACAATTTCGATAGAGGTGTAGCGATATATAAGGCTATTTGTCCGTACCTGCAGCCACGGTACTTGACGTTCTGGGAGCGAATCATCGATGTGGGGTTCAACAACGAGTGGTGGATGCTAAAGAAGAAGATGGTGGATTATGATGTCAACGAAGAGAACATTTaa